The sequence CCGAAATGAAGTTTTCCATACTTTGTGTTGTTTGAGTAATTACTCCCACTCTTTTTACATCTGGTAGTTTCTTATAATCACTCTTATTTTCAATTACCATAAATGGACCATTTGCATTTGCTAAAATTCCCAATATCTCAGGATGTTCTTTTTCACCAATGACCACAAGAAAATAACCCTCTTTTACAAGTTGAGTTGCTCTCTTTTGATTCTTTTTTACAAAAGGACAAGTAGCATCAATTACCTTAAGGCCCATTTTCCTTGCTCTTTCTAATTTTTTTGGATCAATTCCATGAGCTCTAATAATTAGTGTTCCAACATAATCATTTTCCAAATTTTCTATTATTTTTATACCGTTATCTTTGAGTTTTTTTACAACTTGCGGGTTATGAATGATAGGACCAAGAGTATAAATATTATTCTTTTCTGATTTTAGAGTCTCATATGTAATATTCATAGCCCTTTCAACCCCATAACAATATCCTATAGGCTTTGCTAAAATAATTTCCAAATTTTATCCCCTCTTATGCTCAATTTCGTTTAACATCGTTTTTAAAATATCCATTGTTTTGTAAGTTACATCTTTCGCTAAATTTTTCATAGATTTTTTATTATATACTCTTGGAGGCAAAATTAGATCCCCAACAGTTACTCTAATTTTTGAAAAACGTGGTAGATATTTTCCTTTTGGTGCAATTTTAGATGGTCCATGTATCGCAACTGGAAGTATTGGTGCACCACTTTTAATAGAAAAAAAGCCAACTCCATAAAACGGTTTTCCTAATGATTCAATATATCTAGTTCCTTCTGGAAATATTCCCAAAATATTTCCATTTTTTAAGATTTTTAAAGCCATAGATATAGAACTTTTACCAGGTTTTTCTCTATCTACAGGAAATGCTTTTAAAGTTCTGAAAAAAGAAGCTAAAATTTTATTTTTAAATAGTCCTTTTTTTGCCATAAAATGAATTGACCTTTTGCTCATCGCTCCTAATATAATGCCATCTAAATAACTGGAATGATTACCTGCAATAATCAAAGCTCCAGTTTCTGGAATCTTTTCAACTCCATTATATTCAATTCTAAACATAATCTTCAGTAATAAAAAACCTAAAATTTTTAATATTCTATAAAACATATATCCCCTTTTCTTAATAACTTTAGTAACTTTATTTAAAATGTCACATTTTTAATAATTCTTAATAATTTTATCTAAATTAATTATAGATTATAAGAATCTTATTCAAAAGCATTATTAAAAATTAAAAACATTGAATATCATGTAAGAAATAGTTATTTGAAATAATGATTTTTTAAGTGGAATCCTATTTGTCCTAAGTAGATTTAAATTCTTCTGACCTTTTTCTATAAATATCAATAATTTTTTCTGTTACTTTTTCAACAGTTAAATTTGTAGAATCTATATAAATACTATTCTCTGTTTTTATTAATGGTGCTATTTCCCTATTTTTGTCTCTTTCATCTCTTTCTTTAATCTGTTTTAGTAATTCATTAAACTTTGGAGGTTCTTGACCCATTTCAATGAGTTGTTTCACTCTTCTTTTTGCCCTTTCCTCAGGAGTTGCACCCAAAAATATCTTAACAATTGCATCTGGGCAAACAACTGTAGTAGCGTCTCTTCCTTCAACAACAATTTTCCCCTTCTCACATATTTCTCTTTGTTTCTCTGATAAAACCTTCCTTATTCCTTTATAAATAGCTATCTTTGAAGAAGCATCACTAACTTCATTGGTAAAAATTTTATTTGTAACATCTTCACCATCAATTTTTATAATACTGTTGCGCTCAGCATCATTTTCGATTTCAATAGGAGAATCTATTGTCAAATCAGTTAAGACTTTTTCGTCATATAAATTTACTTCTCTTTTTAAAGCAAGATAGGCTAATGCTCTATACATAGCTCCTGTATATAAATAAAAGAATTTAAGTTTACGAGAGAGTTCTTTTGATATAGTACTTTTCCCAGAACCTGCAGGACCATCAATTGCAATAACATTAAGATATCTATTCCCATCTTTAGTATTGATAATATTGAGATATCTATTTTCCTCTTTAGAATGAGTCTCATTCTTAATATCTTCTGAGAACTTTTCAATTGGTGGTAGGTCTTTTAATGAATTGAGTCCAAAACTTTCCAGAAATAAAGGTGTTGTTTTATAAAGGATAGGATGACCAGGACCAAATCCCTTGCTTGCTTTCTCAATTAATCTTTTACTTAATAGAGTTGAAATAACTGATTCAGATCTCACTCCCCTTATCTCATTTATTGTTATTCGAGAAACTGGTTGATTGTAAACAATAATTGCTAAAACCTCTAAGGCTGCTTGAGAAAAGTAACCCCGCATGGTAGACGTAAAAAAATTTTCAATATAATCTCTACAATCAGGATGAGTATAAAATCTATATCCACCAGACACTTTCTTTAGTTGAAATCCTCTATCTTCCTTTCTATACTCTTCTTGAAGTTCTTTTATAATTTTTTCAATTGTATCCGAACTTTTATTCAAAATCTTTTCTATAGCAGCTGTTTTTACAGGTTCATATGCAACAAGTAATATAGCTTCTATAATTCTTTTTAATTCTCTTTTTTCATTCCTAAATTTAAACATTTTCCTATTATGATAAATAATCTTTTCTAAATATTTCTATTGTTCCAAATGTTTCTCTTTGCAGTAAATCAATTTCACCCGATTTATAAAGCTCCAGAATTGCCAAGAATGAGACAATTATCTTTATTTTATCTTTAAAATGTGATGTTATCTCTCTAAATGATGTTTTTGGCGATTTTTTTAAAACATCCAAAATTCTACTAATTTCCTCTTCAATATTTATTCTAATCTTCCTAATAAATGATGTATTAACTTTTTCGGTTTCTATTTGTGCAGTACTGAATTCATTCCATGTTCTTACTAAATCATTTATATCTATTTCGCCAATAAATTCTGAAGTTATTGCATCTAATACTTCCTCAAGTTTTACACAAGAAGGATAGGTTCTGGACTCATTTTCCCAAATATTTTCTAAAAATTTTGAAATTTTTTTATATTTTCTATATTCTCTAAGCTTCCTTTCAAGCATTTCTTGAGTATCTTCAAAAGCCTCTTCCTTCTCTTCCTGAGGTAACAACGATAATGATTTTAGTTCAAGCAAAATTGATGCAGTAAGAATAAAATGGCTGGCTTTTTCTATATCAATATCTTTTATAAATCTTAATGATTGGATATATTTATTAGTGATTTCTGAAATTGATACATAATAAACGTCAACTTCCTGACTATTTATCAAATCAAGAAGCAGTTCAGTAGGATCCTCGTATTCTTTTAAAATTACCTGATTTTCAAAGACTATCATTTTTAATTTTTATCTTTTTATCAAAAATAGATTTTATTATCTTTTTCAACTATTTGTTGAATTAAAAACTAATTAATTTCATTCTATGACGAACTTGATTAATTGTTTCTTTTGTAATTTCTCTTACTGTATTTTTACCATTTTCCAAAACAGTATTTAAATAATCAGTGTCATTAAGAAAAGCAGCTCTTTTCTCCCTAAAATCAGACAAATAATTGGATATTTTTACTGTTAAATTTTCTTTACATTGAGTACAGCCTATTAAAGCATTCTTACATTCTTTCTCAATATCACCAATCTCTTCCTTACTAAAACTTTTATGTAAATAAAAAACATCACATATTTCAGGATGTCCTTTATCAGTTTTATATACCCTCTCAGGATCAGTTATCATCATTCTAACTTTCTTTCTTATGACATCAGGTTCATCACTTAGATAAATAGCATTTCCATAACTCTTGGACA comes from Actinomycetota bacterium and encodes:
- the ispH gene encoding 4-hydroxy-3-methylbut-2-enyl diphosphate reductase; this encodes MEIILAKPIGYCYGVERAMNITYETLKSEKNNIYTLGPIIHNPQVVKKLKDNGIKIIENLENDYVGTLIIRAHGIDPKKLERARKMGLKVIDATCPFVKKNQKRATQLVKEGYFLVVIGEKEHPEILGILANANGPFMVIENKSDYKKLPDVKRVGVITQTTQSMENFISVVSYLLEKYKEIKIFNTICDETIERQKSARNIANKVDLMLVVGGKNSANTKRLAEIGKSINENTYHIETSEEIIKKWLKGVKKVGISGGASTPKWLIDEAIKKIKKITSH
- a CDS encoding 1-acyl-sn-glycerol-3-phosphate acyltransferase, yielding MFYRILKILGFLLLKIMFRIEYNGVEKIPETGALIIAGNHSSYLDGIILGAMSKRSIHFMAKKGLFKNKILASFFRTLKAFPVDREKPGKSSISMALKILKNGNILGIFPEGTRYIESLGKPFYGVGFFSIKSGAPILPVAIHGPSKIAPKGKYLPRFSKIRVTVGDLILPPRVYNKKSMKNLAKDVTYKTMDILKTMLNEIEHKRG
- the cmk gene encoding (d)CMP kinase; this translates as MFKFRNEKRELKRIIEAILLVAYEPVKTAAIEKILNKSSDTIEKIIKELQEEYRKEDRGFQLKKVSGGYRFYTHPDCRDYIENFFTSTMRGYFSQAALEVLAIIVYNQPVSRITINEIRGVRSESVISTLLSKRLIEKASKGFGPGHPILYKTTPLFLESFGLNSLKDLPPIEKFSEDIKNETHSKEENRYLNIINTKDGNRYLNVIAIDGPAGSGKSTISKELSRKLKFFYLYTGAMYRALAYLALKREVNLYDEKVLTDLTIDSPIEIENDAERNSIIKIDGEDVTNKIFTNEVSDASSKIAIYKGIRKVLSEKQREICEKGKIVVEGRDATTVVCPDAIVKIFLGATPEERAKRRVKQLIEMGQEPPKFNELLKQIKERDERDKNREIAPLIKTENSIYIDSTNLTVEKVTEKIIDIYRKRSEEFKST
- a CDS encoding segregation/condensation protein A, giving the protein MIVFENQVILKEYEDPTELLLDLINSQEVDVYYVSISEITNKYIQSLRFIKDIDIEKASHFILTASILLELKSLSLLPQEEKEEAFEDTQEMLERKLREYRKYKKISKFLENIWENESRTYPSCVKLEEVLDAITSEFIGEIDINDLVRTWNEFSTAQIETEKVNTSFIRKIRINIEEEISRILDVLKKSPKTSFREITSHFKDKIKIIVSFLAILELYKSGEIDLLQRETFGTIEIFRKDYLS